One genomic window of Coffea eugenioides isolate CCC68of chromosome 1, Ceug_1.0, whole genome shotgun sequence includes the following:
- the LOC113752022 gene encoding E3 ubiquitin-protein ligase RDUF2 — protein sequence MSTTTTPITTSYWCYRCTRFVRVWAEHNVVCPYCDSGFIEALDSSPPSPLPEFPRRSDSVNLRFRRNRRNRGDRSPFNPVIVLRGQAETVGEDGDGDGGGGGGGGGERSYELYYDDGTGSGLRPLPSSMSEFLMGSGFDRLLDQLAQIEVNGLTRPENPPASKSAIESMPTIEIVSTHVNLDSHCAVCKEAFDLGSEAREMPCKHIYHSDCILPWLSLRNSCPVCRHELPAESPTGLYSDSGNTNRAEEAVGLTIWRLPGGGFAVGRFSGGRRTGGGTSEERELPEVYTEMDGDFSHGSGSNSVGLPRRIVWGSRRRNGGRDGGGGGGGMGRLISNFVSFFRRFRSRGRISRSRSVSGSVSESSFSRYVGQRSRGLVVEEQNEMARW from the coding sequence ATGTCGACGACGACCACCCCCATAACGACGTCGTACTGGTGCTACCGATGCACCAGATTTGTTCGGGTCTGGGCTGAGCATAACGTTGTCTGTCCCTACTGCGACAGTGGGTTCATCGAAGCTCTGGATTCCAGTCCCCCCTCGCCGTTGCCGGAGTTCCCGAGAAGATCCGACAGTGTCAACCTCAGGTTTCGCCGGAATCGCCGGAACCGTGGCGACCGGTCTCCGTTCAATCCTGTGATAGTTCTTCGAGGACAAGCTGAAACTGTAGGAGAGGACGGTGACGGAGAcggtggtggtggaggaggaggaggaggagaaagaaGCTACGAGCTGTATTACGATGATGGGACCGGGTCGGGCCTCAGGCCACTCCCCTCGAGTATGTCGGAGTTTTTAATGGGCTCCGGGTTCGACCGTTTACTCGATCAACTGGCGCAGATTGAAGTCAACGGATTAACAAGGCCGGAGAACCCGCCGGCGTCGAAATCGGCCATCGAATCGATGCCCACGATTGAAATAGTCTCGACCCATGTAAATTTGGACTCCCACTGCGCAGTGTGCAAAGAAGCCTTCGATTTGGGTTCCGAAGCTCGAGAAATGCCGTGCAAGCACATATACCACTCCGACTGTATCCTTCCGTGGCTTTCTCTTCGCAATTCTTGCCCTGTTTGCCGACACGAATTGCCGGCGGAATCACCAACTGGGCTGTATTCCGATTCGGGAAATACGAACCGTGCTGAGGAAGCAGTTGGGCTGACTATTTGGAGATTACCCGGAGGGGGTTTCGCGGTGGGTAGATTTAGTGGCGGGAGGAGGACCGGAGGAGGGACCAGTGAAGAAAGAGAACTGCCAGAAGTATATACAGAAATGGATGGAGATTTTAGTCACGGAAGCGGCAGCAACAGCGTCGGCTTGCCGCGGAGGATCGTGTGGGGTTCGAGGCGGAGAAATGGGGGCAGAGACGGTGGTGGCGGCGGTGGAGGAATGGGGAGGCTCATTAGTAATTTCGTTTCATTTTTCAGGAGATTTAGGTCCAGAGGTCGAATCAGTAGGAGTCGGAGCGTGTCGGGTTCGGTTTCGGAATCAAGTTTTAGTAGGTACGTGGGCCAGCGGAGTAGAGGTTTGGTTGTTGAAGAACAGAACGAAATGGCTCGATGGTAG
- the LOC113776812 gene encoding BAG family molecular chaperone regulator 3-like codes for MMRMRTKTMGMGLGIPPTDSTAANGAGGSGGGGGGVDGNWEMRPGGMLVQMRTDSDQYRPPPPTIRVRVKYGSVYHEINISSQASFGELKKMLSGPTGLHHQDQKLLFKDKERDSNAFLDTSGVKDKSKIVLVEDPISQERTYLEMRKTAKMEKAAKSISEISLEVDRLAGQVSALESVISRGGKVAEKDVLNLIELLMNQLLKLDGIIADGDVKLQRKMQVRRVQKYVETLDMLKVKNLAPISNGNAASLGNHIPMQQLSSPTQQLSSPVQQQQQRFSRDHLSSSVEQQQGRHSFGSPMQPQQQLQPSRHSASGHVLITTQWETFDSIPAPVPPGSKASTSTLGSAQPRFNWDLL; via the exons ATGATGCGGATGAGAACTAAAACTATGGGAATGGGATTGGGAATCCCACCGACAGATAGTACGGCCGCAAACGGCGCCGGCGGaagtggaggaggaggaggaggagttgATGGGAATTGGGAGATGAGGCCTGGTGGAATGCTGGTTCAGATGCGAACTGATTCGGATCAATATCGACCTCCTCCTCCTACTATCCGGGTTAGGGTCAAGTATGGCTCTGTTTACCATGAGATAAATATTAGCTCACAAGCAAGCTTCG GGGAGTTGAAGAAGATGTTATCTGGGCCTACTGGATTGCACCATCAAGATCAGAAATTGTTGTTCAAGGATAAAGAGAGGGACTCAAATGCTTTTCTTGATACTTCGGGTGTGAAAGATAAATCCAAAATTGTGCTGGTGGAGGACCCAATTAGCCAAGAGAGGACGTACCTTGAGATGAGAAAGACTGCTAAAATGGAGAAGGCCGCTAAATCTATATCAGAGATCAGTTTGGAGGTTGATAGGCTAGCTGGACAG GTGTCAGCGCTTGAATCTGTAATTTCTAGAGGTGGAAAAGTTGCGGAAAAGGATGTATTAAATCTGATCGAGCTATTGATGAATCAACTTCTTAAGTTAGATGGAATTATTGCGGATGGGGATGTCAAACTGCAGAGGAAAATGCAG GTGAGACGAGTACAGAAGTACGTTGAGACTCTGGATATGTTGAAGGTAAAAAACTTAGCTCCAATCAGTAATGGCAATGCTGCAAGCCTGGGAAATCACATCCCCATGCAGCAGCTGTCATCACCAACCCAACAGCTGTCTTCGCCTGTCCAACAGCAGCAACAGAGGTTTTCTCGTGATCATCTATCATCCTCAGTTGAACAACAGCAGGGTAGGCATTCCTTTGGGTCACCAATGCAGCCGCAGCAACAACTGCAACCATCAAGGCACTCAGCTTCGGGCCATGTTCTGATCACCACTCAATGGGAAACTTTTGATTCCATTCCCGCACCAGTGCCTCCTGGATCCAAAGCTTCAACAAGTACCTTGGGTTCAGCTCAACCTAGATTCAACTGGGATTTGCTTTGA